The following nucleotide sequence is from Mus caroli unplaced genomic scaffold, CAROLI_EIJ_v1.1 scaffold_26052_1, whole genome shotgun sequence.
ACCCGTACTGTAACTAATGTTGCAACCCTTCCGAGGATTAATTGGATGGCCCTGAAAAGGGCCTTTAGTTGAGAAAGAGGCTCTAGGTGAGCTTAGCCGCCGAAGCCGTAGAGGGTGCGGCCCTGGCGCTTGAGCGCGTAGACCACGTCCATGGCGGTGACGGTCTTGCGCTTGGCGTGCTCCGTGTAGGTGACGGCGTCGCGGATCACGTTCTCCAGGAACACCTTCANCACACCGCGNGTCTCCTCGTAGATGAGGCCGGAGATGCGCT
It contains:
- the LOC110289164 gene encoding histone H4-like; translated protein: MSGRGKGGKGLGKGGAKRHRKVLRDNIQGITKPAIRRLARRGGVKRISGLIYEETRGVXKVFLENVIRDAVTYTEHAKRKTVTAMDVVYALKRQGRTLYGFGG